In Juglans microcarpa x Juglans regia isolate MS1-56 chromosome 7D, Jm3101_v1.0, whole genome shotgun sequence, the following are encoded in one genomic region:
- the LOC121239591 gene encoding probable glycerol-3-phosphate dehydrogenase [NAD(+)] 1, cytosolic encodes MAGFSEVKNHKDSNGSIVNSNGALEEKVDELRHLMGKAESDPLRIVGVGAGAWGSVFAAMLQDSYGHLRDKVQIRIWRRPGRSVDRATAEHLFEVINSREEVLRRLIRRCAYLKYVEARLGDRTLHADEILKDGFCLNMIDTPLCPLKVVTNLQEAVWDADIVVNGLPSTETREVFEEISRYWKERITAPVIISLAKGVEAELEPEPRIVTPTQMINRATGVPMENILYLGGPNIASEIYNKEYANARICGAEKWRRPLAKFLRQPHFVVWDNGDLVTHEVMGGLKNVYAIGAGMVAALTNESATSKSVYFAHCTSEMIFMTHLLAEEPEKLAGPLLADTYVTLLKGRNAWYGQQLAKGELSLEMGDSIQGKGMIQGVSAVKAFYELLCQSSLSVLHPEENKPVAPVELCPILKMLYKILITRECLCQAILQALRDETMNDPRDRIEIAQTHVFYRPSLLGYQP; translated from the exons ATGGCTGGATTCTCAGAAGTAAAGAACCATAAGGATTCGAATGGGTCAATTGTGAATTCCAATGGTGCTTTAGAAGAGAAGGTCGATGAGCTTCGTCACCTTATGGGTAAAGCTGAGAGTGATCCGCTGAGGATTGTTGGTGTTGGGGCTGGTGCATGGGGTAGTGTTTTTGCAGCTATGTTGCAAGACAGTTATGGTCATTTAAGAGACAAGGTTCAAATTAGGATCTGGAGAAGACCTGGAAGATCTGTTGACAGAGCCACAGCCGAACACCTATTTGAAGTGATCAATTCGAGGGAGGAAGTGTTGAGGAGACTAATTAGGCGGTGCGCATACCTGAAGTATGTAGAGGCAAGATTAGGTGATCGAACACTTCATGCTGATGAGATTTTGAAAGACGGGTTTTGCCTGAATATGATCGATACCCCTCTCTGCCCTTTGAAGGTTGTCACTAACTTGCAGGAAGCTGTGTGGGATGCCGATATTGTGGTGAATGGCTTACCATCAACAGAGACCCGTGAGgtatttgaagaaattagtaGGTATTGGAAAGAGAGAATTACAGCACCTGTCATCATTTCTTTGGCAAAGGGTGTAGAGGCTGAATTGGAGCCTGAACCACGCATTGTAACTCCCACTCAAATGATCAATCGAGCTA CTGGTGTTCCCATGGAGAACATTCTTTATCTTGGAGGACCTAATATAGCATCTGAGATATATAACAAGGAATATGCTAATGCTCGAATATGTGGGGCTGAAAAGTGGAGAAGACCATTGGCAAAGTTTTTGAGGCAGCCCCACTTCGTAGTGTGGGACAATGGTGATCTTGTTACTCATGAAGTTATGGGAGGCTTAAAGAATGTCTATGCCATTGGAGCTG GAATGGTAGCAGCTCTAACCAACGAGAGTGCCACCAGCAAATCGGTATACTTCGCTCACTGTACAtcagaaatgatatttatgactCATCTCTTGGCAGAAGAACCAGAGAAACTCGCTGGGCCTTTGTTGGCTGATACTTATGTGACACTGCTGAAAGGTCGTAATGCATGGTATGGACAACAGTTGGCCAAGGGGGAATTAAGCCTCGAAATGGGTGATAGCATCCAGGGCAAAGGGATGATTCAG GGGGTCTCTGCTGTTAAAGCATTTTATGAGCTGCTCTGTCAGTCGAGCTTAAGTGTTCTGCATCCTGAAGAAAATAAGCCTGTTGCTCCAGTTGAGCTTTGCCCCATCCTAAAGATGTTGTATAAAATACTGATAACCAG GGAGTGTTTATGTCAAGCCATTCTGCAAGCATTAAGGGACGAGACAATGAACGATCCCCGTGACCGTATCGAGATTGCACAAACTCATGTTTTTTACAGACCATCTCTTCTTGGTTATCAGCCTTGA
- the LOC121239768 gene encoding uncharacterized protein LOC121239768: MSLVDYGSSSDDDVSDAEEEEPRDEPEQGPKDIPHRPVLPQNRVSETPSNQQPDSSAAHSSEPSIERLPDASLLLNLPAIASGLMSSSDHSSRVAAAMAENASRKRDSNDSTLTSSLPRSKVPRGTLRHSRNVPDTVGGVLVPPQLSGRSNVVTEDIGKLFVRKHAEPSSQ, translated from the exons ATGTCTCTGGTAGACTACGGTTCTTCATCAGACGACGACGTTTCGGACgccgaagaagaagaaccccGTGACGAACCAGAACAAGGCCCAAAGGACATTCCCCACCGTCCTGTTCTTCCTCAGAACCG GGTATCAGAAACACCATCAAATCAGCAACCAGACAGTAGTGCTGCGCACTCATCAGAGCCTTCTATTGAGAGACTTCCTGATGCTTCCCTTCTCTTGAACTTGCCTGCGATTGCATCTGGTCTGATGAGTAGTAGTGATCACTCCTCTCGAGTTGCTGCTGCTATGGCTGAAAATGCATCACGCAAGAGAGACTCGAATGATTCAACTTTGACTTCCTCTCTTCCCCGAAGTAAGGTTCCTAGAGGGACCTTGCGCCATTCCAGGAATGTTCCAGATACTGTTGGTGGCGTGCTAGTCCCACCCCAGCTTAGTGGAAG gAGCAACGTTGTCACAGAAGATATAGGGAAGCTTTTTGTGAGAAAGCATGCTGAGCCCTCATCTCAGTAG
- the LOC121239767 gene encoding putative calcium-transporting ATPase 11, plasma membrane-type, producing MEKYLRQNFDLESKRPSSEALRRWRSAVSMVKNPRRRFRLVADLAKRDEAERKLRKLQEKVRIAIYVNKAALQFFGGIVDNTPGTESHYKLSKEVRDAGFGIEPDKLASIVGSHDTKGLEHHGGAQGLARELSVSLDHGVVSSDISVRQNIYGLNRYVEKPSRSFWMFVWEALQDFTLVILIICAVISIGVGIATEGWPKGMYDGLGIILCIFLVVIVTAVSDYNQSLQFKDLDKEKKNIIVQVTRDGYRQKVSIYDLVVGDVVHLSIGDQVPADGVFISGYSLSIDESSLSGESEPVDVHQDWPFLLSGTKVLDGSGKMLVTSVGMRTEWGRLMVTLSEGGEDETPLQVKLNGVATIIGKIGLVVAVLTFLVLTSRFLVEKSILNKITDWSASDALKLLNYFAISVTILVVAVPEGLPLAVTLSLAFAMKKLMSDKALVRHLSACETMGSASCICTDKTGTLTTNHMVVNKIWICEKSVEINSRDNEDALKTSISERVFNLLLQSIFQNTSSEIVKGKDSKKNIIGTPTETALIEFGLLLGGDINTFREDYKIVRVEPFNSIKKKMSVLVALPDGGGFRAFCKGASEIILETCDKIVKADGETTQLSKEQKKGITDVINGFACEALRTLCLAFKDIEGASNVDSIPDNGYTLIAVVGIKDPVRPGVKEAVETCLAAGITVRMVTGDNINTAKAIAKECGILTEDGLAIEGRDFRNKSPQEMKELIPKLQVMARSLPLDKHTLVTQLRNVFKEVVSVTGDGTNDAPALHEADIGLAMGIAGTEVAKENADVIIMDDNFTTIVNVARWGRSVYINIQKFVQFQLTVNVVALMLNFICACILGSAPLTTVQMLWVNLIMDTLGALALATEPPHDALMRRPPIGRNVNFITRTMWRNIICQSIYQIFVLLILKFDGKRLLKLTGSGANSILNTFIFNSFVFCQVFNEINSRDMEKTNVFRGIFDSWVFLIVMVSTVAFQIIIVEFLGTFADTVPLSWELWLASILIGAASLIVAVITKSIPVGTSKHNAQHHDGYEPLPTGPELA from the exons atggagaaGTATCTGAGACAGAATTTCGACTTGGAATCAAAGAGGCCGTCCAGTGAAGCCCTTAGGAGATGGAGATCGGCAGTCTCCATGGTCAAGAATCCTCGTCGCAGGTTCCGCTTGGTCGCCGATCTTGCAAAGCGCGATGAAGCGGAAAGAAAGCTTAGGAAACTCCAG GAAAAAGTACGAATAGCAATATACGTGAATAAAGCTGCGTTGCAGTTCTTTGGAGGCATTGTCGATAATACAC CTGGGACGGAATCTCATTACAAGCTATCCAAAGAGGTTAGGGATGCTGGTTTTGGGATTGAACCTGATAAACTAGCATCCATCGTTGGATCCCATGATACCAAGGGTTTGGAGCATCATGGAGGAGCTCAGGGATTAGCAAGAGAACTTTCTGTATCTTTGGATCATGGTGTTGTTTCAAGTGACATATCTGTCAGGCAAAACATCTATGGTTTAAACAGATATGTGGAGAAACCTTCTAGAAGTTTTTGGATGTTCGTGTGGGAAGCCCTACAAGACTTTACTCTAGTTATCCTCATTATTTGTGCTGTCATTTCTATAGGTGTTGGCATTGCAACCGAAGGGTGGCCAAAGGGTATGTACGACGGGCTAGGAATAATACTCTGCATATTCTTAGTAGTTATAGTAACAGCAGTCAGTGACTACAATCAATCTTTGCAATTTAAGGATCTggataaagagaagaaaaacataattgtTCAAGTCACCAGAGATGGATACAGGCAGAAGGTCTCCATCTATGATTTAGTGGTTGGAGATGTTGTTCATCTATCCATTGGAGATCAAGTTCCTGCCGATGGTGTGTTCATCTCCGGCTACAGCTTATCGATCGATGAATCGAGTTTGTCAGGTGAGAGTGAGCCAGTAGATGTCCACCAAGACTGGCCTTTTCTTCTGTCAGGCACCAAGGTTCTAGATGGGTCTGGTAAAATGTTAGTGACATCAGTTGGTATGAGGACTGAATGGGGAAGATTGATGGTTACTCTAAGTGAAGGGGGAGAAGATGAGACACCACTTCAGGTAAAGCTTAATGGAGTAGCAACCATTATTGGAAAGATAGGTCTTGTTGTTGCAGTGCTGACCTTTTTAGTTTTGACCTCAAGATTTTTAGTGGAAAAATCAATACTCAATAAGATCACTGACTGGTCTGCCAGTGATGCactcaaacttctaaattaCTTTGCTATTTCAGTGACTATACTAGTTGTTGCAGTTCCTGAGGGACTACCTCTTGCAGTGACACTAAGTCTTGCCTTTGCAATGAAAAAACTCATGAGTGATAAGGCACTTGTGAGGCATCTCTCTGCTTGTGAGACAATGGGTTCTGCTAGCTGTATTTGCACAGACAAAACTGGAACATTGACAACAAATCATATGGTggtgaataaaatatggataTGTGAAAAATCTGttgaaataaatagtagagacaATGAGGATGCGCTGAAGACCTCAATATCTGAGAGAGTTTTTAACCTCCTCCTGCAGTCAATATTTCAGAATACTAGCTCGGAAATAGTCAAAGGGAAGGACTCAAAGAAAAACATCATAGGTACTCCAACAGAGACGGCGCTAATAGAATTTGGCTTGCTTCTGGGAGGCGATATAAATACGTTTCGTGAGGATTACAAGATAGTGAGGGTTGAACCTTTCAATTCAATCAAAAAGAAGATGTCTGTGCTTGTGGCTCTTCCTGACGGTGGTGGGTTTCGAGCATTCTGCAAAGGTGCATCAGAAATAATCTTAGAAACGTGTGACAAGATTGTTAAAGCTGATGGGGAAACCACCCAACTCTCTAAAGAACAGAAAAAAGGCATCACAGATGTCATAAATGGTTTCGCTTGTGAAGCTCTAAGAACTCTATGCTTGGCCTTCAAGGATATAGAAGGCGCTTCCAACGTGGATAGTATACCTGATAATGGATATACATTAATAGCTGTTGTTGGAATTAAGGATCCTGTCCGTCCTGGGGTAAAGGAAGCGGTTGAGACTTGTTTAGCAGCTGGGATTACCGTGCGGATGGTCACAGGTGATAATATTAATACCGCTAAAGCCATAGCAAAAGAATGTGGTATCTTGACAGAAGATGGACTGGCAATAGAAGGGAGAGATTTCCGCAATAAGAGCCCACAGGAGATGAAGGAATTAATCCCAAAACTACAG GTAATGGCTCGATCACTGCCTTTGGACAAGCACACCCTAGTAACCCAGTTAAGGAATGTATTTAAAGAAGTCGTCTCTGTGACTGGTGATGGGACCAATGATGCTCCTGCATTGCATGAGGCAGATATTGGACTTGCTATGGGTATTGCTGGAACAGAG GTAGCTAAAGAAAATGCAGATGTTATCATAATGGATGATAACTTTACCACTATAGTGAACGTAGCCAGATGGGGTCGTTCAGTTTATATCAACATTCAGAAGTTTGTACAATTCCAGTTAACAGTTAATGTTGTTGCTCTCATGCTCAACTTTATCTGTGCATGTATCTTAG GATCTGCTCCTCTTACAACCGTACAAATGCTTTGGGTAAACTTGATCATGGACACTCTTGGCGCATTGGCCCTGGCTACAGAACCTCCACATGATGCGCTGATGAGAAGACCCCCAATTGGGAGGAATGTAAACTTCATCACTAGGACCATGTGGAGGAATATTATCTGTCAGAGCATCTATCAAATTTTCGTCCTCTtgattctaaaatttgatgGGAAGCGGCTCCTGAAGCTCACTGGCTCAGGTGCCAATTCCATTCTCAACACATTCATATTCAACTCCTTTGTGTTTTGCCAG gtATTCAACGAGATAAACAGCCGAGACATGGAGAAGACCAATGTTTTCCGAGGCATATTTGATAGTTGGGTTTTCTTGATTGTCATGGTTTCTACGGTAGCTTTCCAAATCATAATAGTCGAGTTTTTGGGCACTTTTGCCGATACAGTGCCACTAAGCTGGGAATTGTGGTTAGCCAGCATCTTAATCGGAGCTGCAAGTTTAATTGTGGCTGTCATCACAAAGAGCATTCCTGTGGGAACAAGCAAGCATAATGCTCAGCATCATGATGGCTATGAACCACTTCCTACAGGTCCAGAGCTGGCATGA